ACAATTATTGCTTTGTGGTACTTCTTGCTGAGTAATTCTTGAGGTGTTTCTCTGTTGCTTTCTTGATCTATTGATTCTTGTTCTTGCATTATGGTTACGGCTGCACAATTAGCCCTCACTCAATCTCCAATTTCGTCGCTTATACCTAGTGTTGGAAACACGGTGACTGTGAAATTGGATGATTCCAATTATGTTACTTGGAATTTCCAGATTTCTTTGTTACTAGAAGGGAATGGAATTATGGGATTTCTTGATGGCACCATTCCTTGTCCTCAGAAATATACTGAGTTGGAGTCTGATGATGAGTCGATTGTACATAATTCTCCACTGACTGATGCCTATCAAGTTTGGCAAATTCATGATAAAGCTCTTATGACCTTGATAACTGCCACACTATCTACTGCTGCTTTATCTTGTGTTATTGGATGTCGAAGCTCCAGTGATATGTGGAATCATTTGAAAGAAAGATTTGCTCATATGTCTCGCACTAGTATTGTTCAACTGAAAATTGATCTGCAGAACATTAAGAAGGGGTCAGAATCGATTGATGCTTACTTGCAGAGGATTAAAGAATGTAGGGATCAGTTAGCTATTGCTGGTGTTGTGATTTCTGATGAAGATATTGTGATTGTGGCTTTAAGAGGATTACCTACAGACTACAATACCATTAAGTCTGTGATTCGGGGCAGAGAAAGTTTGGTCTCCTTGAAGGAACTTCGGTCTTAATTGAAGGCAGAGGAGTCTACTTTGGAAGAAGGTCTTAAACAACCACATTTAATGGCAACTATGTTTGCTAATGCTTCCAACACAACTTATGAAACTGGTGGATCTTCCAATTCTCGTCCATATACTGGAAACTTTGATCTGGGTTCTCATACTGGTCCATATACTGGTGGTTCTTCATTTTCACCAATGGCTCAGTTTCAACAATTGCCATTTCCCAATGGTCatgttgcttttgtttctcaGACTGGTTCTGGAACTTACAACAATTTCAGGGGGACTAACTATCGAAACAAGGGTAAAGGGAAAAGGTTTAACACTGGTTTTCAACAACCTTCTGGACATCAACACTTTGCTCAACCCTCTCTTCCGTCACAGTCTCAGTTTCAAAATTCTGGATCTCAAATGGCTTCGGGACAATCTTTTCAACCACTGCTGATTTGTCAAATATGTGATAAAAAGGGCCATGTAGCTTTGAACTGCTTTCAGAATGGCTGCCAAATCTGCCACAGAAAAGGGCACACAGCTGCCACTTGCTTTGACAGGAACAATACTGGATCTCTGCCTATGTCTACTTTCTCCTCATCTCCTATGATGTTTCCGCAGCATTCATATTCTCAGAATTCTTCACAGTTGCAGCCCCATCCTCACTCTTCACCTTCATTTTCATCTCCCGTGCAGCATCCTACTATGATGTCTTCATCACAGTATCCTAATGGAATGATGTCTCCTCCCAATAATTCGCAGGCTGCTTTTACTGCACGCACTAATTTCTCACCATCCGCCCCCACACATGAGTATTGGTTGCTGGATTCGGGAGCAACTAATCATATGACATCTGATTTGTCAAATCTGCAAGCTGCTACTCCATATGCTTCATCAGAAACTGTGACTGGtgctaatggtgaaggtttacAAATTTCTCATATTGGTCAAGCTTGCTTATCCACTCCTTCTCATACACTCGAGTTAAATTCTGTGTTACATGTTCCACAATTGTCACAGCACTTACTGTCTATGTATCAATTATGCAAAGACAACAATTGTAGGTGTATTGTTGATGAGTTTTCTGTGTGTATACAGGACAAGGTCACCAACAAGGTTCTCTATCAAGGACTGAGTAACCAAGCTGTCTATCCTCTTCCACTTCTCAAACCACCAAAGACTAATCCTGCAGCTTTTCTTGGACAGAAAATAAATGATTCTTTTTGGCATTGTCGATTGGGTCATCCCACCAATTCTGTTCTATAAGTAGCTCTTAGTAAGTCAGCTATTACTTCCTCTTGTAATTCCCCATCTCAAACTTGTACTGCTTGTCTCCAAGGCAAGTTCACCAAGTTACCTTTTCCTGTAATGGCTTCCAAATCTTTTGTTCCACTTGAGGTCATTCACACGGATGTATGGGGTCCATCTCCTACCAAGTCTATAGAAGGGTATAGCTATTATGTGTCGTTTATTGACGAATGTACCAGATATACATGGATTTTTCCCATGAATAATAAAGCTGCTGTCTTTGAGATTTTTGTTCAGTTTCATGCctatattcaaaattatttttctgCAACTGTCAAAGTTTTGCAAAGTGATGGGGGAGGGGAATATGTTAGTACTCGATTTCAAAACTTTCTCACCACCAAAGGCATTGTCCATCAAAAATCTTGTCCATACACTCCTGAGCAAAATGGTTTAGCCGAAAGGAAAAATAGGCATCTTGTTGAAACTGCTGTTACATTACTTCAAAAAGCCTCTCTTTCATCTAAGTTTTGGTTTCATGCATGTGCCACAAGTACATATCTTGTTAATAGACTACCTACTTCCGTGTTGAAGATGCACTCTCCATTTGAAGTGTTGTATAAATCCCCACCTACACTTGATCACTTGagggtttttggttgtgcttgttACCCTTCCTTAAAACCTTATCGAAccaataaacttgatcctaagACCACTATGTGTATATTTTTGGGGTATGCTGCTCAATATAAGGGGTATATTTGTTATGCTATAAGTGATAATAAACTAATTGTCTCTAGGcatgttttgtttgatgaatCTGTCTTCCCTAGTACATATGGTCTGTCTTCTTCATCCTTCAGTTCTACTGTCTCTTCTGCATCAATTCCAGTTTCACTAGCTCCTCCTACTACCTTTTCTCATCCTCCATTTATTCCAATACCATTTCCACACATATCTTCTCACCCATCAGTTACTTAGTCCGATTTTCAGCAACTTGGTGATCTTGGTCCTACTGGAGGCAATTCTGCTTCACGTTCTGCATCTTCATTGTTGCTGTCCGAGTCTCATCCTGATGTAACAAGTTCTCAAGTTCCAGATTTGCAACATGTTTCTGTAGTCAGTTCTAATACTCATCCTATGCAAACAAGGTCCAAGTCAGGGATTTTCAAAAAGAAGGTTTTTTCTGCTGTTGTTCACGAAGATGTCAAGGAACCTCAGTCTTTTAGTATTGCTGCTCGATCATCTCAGTGGAGACAAGCAATGACAGAAGAGATGGATGCTCTTATTAAACAGCATACATGGACTCTTGTTCCTCTCCCATCTCATAAGAACTTGGTGGGTTGTAAATGGATATATAAAGTCAAAAGAAATCCTGATGGATCTGTGGCTCGGTATAAGGCTCGTTTAGTGGCCAAGGGGTTCTCTCAAGAAGCCGGCCTTGATTACTATGAAACGTTCAGCCCCGTGGTTAAGCCTACTACTGTTAGGTTAATGCTCTCATTGGCTGCAACAAATGGCTGGAAACTTAAGCAGTTAGATGTTAAAAATGCGTTTCTGCATGGTTTTCTAGATGAAGAAGTGTATATGTCTCAACCACAAGGGTTTATTGA
Above is a window of Malus sylvestris chromosome 15, drMalSylv7.2, whole genome shotgun sequence DNA encoding:
- the LOC126601564 gene encoding uncharacterized protein LOC126601564 isoform X2 — protein: MATMFANASNTTYETGGSSNSRPYTGNFDLGSHTGPYTGGSSFSPMAQFQQLPFPNGHVAFVSQTGSGTYNNFRGTNYRNKGKGKRFNTGFQQPSGHQHFAQPSLPSQSQFQNSGSQMASGQSFQPLLICQICDKKGHVALNCFQNGCQICHRKGHTAATCFDRNNTGSLPMSTFSSSPMMFPQHSYSQNSSQLQPHPHSSPSFSSPVQHPTMMSSSQYPNGMMSPPNNSQAAFTARTNFSPSAPTHEYWLLDSGATNHMTSDLSNLQAATPYASSETVTGANGQGHQQGSLSRTE
- the LOC126601564 gene encoding uncharacterized protein LOC126601564 isoform X1 produces the protein MATMFANASNTTYETGGSSNSRPYTGNFDLGSHTGPYTGGSSFSPMAQFQQLPFPNGHVAFVSQTGSGTYNNFRGTNYRNKGKGKRFNTGFQQPSGHQHFAQPSLPSQSQFQNSGSQMASGQSFQPLLICQICDKKGHVALNCFQNGCQICHRKGHTAATCFDRNNTGSLPMSTFSSSPMMFPQHSYSQNSSQLQPHPHSSPSFSSPVQHPTMMSSSQYPNGMMSPPNNSQAAFTARTNFSPSAPTHEYWLLDSGATNHMTSDLSNLQAATPYASSETVTGANGEGQGHQQGSLSRTE